In a genomic window of Nyctibius grandis isolate bNycGra1 chromosome 4, bNycGra1.pri, whole genome shotgun sequence:
- the ZDHHC6 gene encoding palmitoyltransferase ZDHHC6 isoform X2, which produces MGGLRQARRLCHWGPLVALAVVAVCSATAMADAVLWYWPLDTAGGSVNFIMLLNWTVMILYNYFSAMFVGPGYVPLGWTPEKTQDCMYLQYCKVCQSYKAPRSHHCRKCNRCVMKMDHHCPWINNCCGYQNHASFTLFLLLAPLGCIHASFIFVMTMYTQLYNRISFGWSSVKIDMSAAKRDPRAIIPFGLSAFAASLFALGLALGTTIAVGMLFIIQMKVILTNKTSIESWIEEKAKDRIQYYQTGETFIFPYDMGSKWKNFKQVFTWSGIPEGDGLDWPVRDGCHQYSLTVRYRAVEDYSGVCCPVTKGVKTFFTTPCTEEPRIALSKGDLILATRGLKHWMYGEKILDSAADGGIRERGWFPRKCVEKCQYDSETDQPVDGEKKNR; this is translated from the exons ATGGGGGGGCTGCGCCAGGCGCGGCGGCTGTGCCACTGGGGGCCGCTGGTGGCCCTGGCCGTGGTGGCCGTGTGCTCCGCCACCGCCATGGCGGACGCCGTGCTGTGGTACTGGCCCCTGGACACCGCCGGGGGAAGCGTCAACTTCATCATGCTCCTCAACTGGACCGTCATGATCCTCTACAACTACTTCAGCGCCATGTTTGTCGGCCCGGGGTACGTCCCTCTGGGGTGGACGCCG gaaaaaactcaGGATTGCATGTATCTCCAATACTGTAAAGTGTGTCAGTCTTACAAGGCACCACGTTCACACCACTGTCGAAAGTGTAACAG GTGTGTCATGAAGATGGATCACCATTGTCCTTGGATTAACAACTGTTGTGGATACCAGAATCATGCATCTTTCACTCTGTTTCTCCTCTTAGCTCCACTGGGATGCATTCACGCTTCTTTCATATTTGTTATGACTATGTACACTCAGCTTTACAACAGA aTATCTTTTGGGTGGAGTTCTGTAAAGATTGACATGAGTGCAGCCAAAAGAGACCCTCGAGCCATTATTCCCTTTGGACTGTCTGCATTTGCTGCATCATTATTTGCCTTAGGACTGGCATTAGGAACAACTATTGCTGTTGGTATGCTGTTTATTATCCAG ATGAAAGTCATTTTGACAAATAAAACTTCAATCGAGTCCTGGATTGAAGAAAAG GCCAAAGACAGAATCCAGTACTACCAAACAGGTGAgacctttatttttccctatgACATGGGAAGTAAATGGAAGAACTTCAAGCAAGTGTTTACAtggtctgggattcctgagggaGATGGCCTGGATTGGCCAGTAAGAGATGGCTGTCATCAATACAGTTTGACG GTGCGGTATCGAGCAGTAGAAGATTACAGTGGTGTCTGCTGCCCTGTGACTAAAGGTGTCAAAACATTCTTCACAACACCGTGCACTGAAGAACCTAGAATTGCACTGAGTAAAGGGGATCTGATTTTAGCCACAAGAGGCTTAAA ACACTGGATGTATGGTGAGAAGATTCTTGACTCAGCTGCTGATG GTGGAATAAGAGAACGAGGCTGGTTCCCTAGGAAATGTGTGGAAAAATGCCAATATGACTCTGAAACGGATCAACCAGTggatggagagaagaaaaacagatag
- the ACSL5 gene encoding long-chain-fatty-acid--CoA ligase 5 isoform X2, with protein MIWILQVLFSPLPTPALISLIVFGAGIFLWVISRPKPVLPPVDLNKQSIGIEGGARRAALLTDSNLLAYYFEDGKTLYEVFQRGLHASGNGNCLGYRKPNQPYQWLTYKQVLDRAQYLGSGLLQKGCKPSSSQFIGIFAQNRPEWIISEYACYTYSMVAVPLYDTLGPEAIVYIVNKADISIVICDKPDKAEILLENCEQEKTPCLKMIILMDLFDKELKDRGAKVGVEILALQEVEELGRNNIREPVPPKPEDLCIVCFTSGTTGNPKGAMLTHQNVVANSAAFLRCTEDTFECTSSDITMSYLPLAHMFERVVQTVIYSCGAKVGFFQGDIKLLTDDMKTLKPTLFPVVPRLLNRIYDKIQSGAKSPVKRCLLNFAVIMKMAEIKQGIIRNDSIWDQLIFKKVQETMGGRVRIMVTGAAPISPSVLTFLRAALGCQIFEAYGQTECSAGCTFSMPGDWTTGHVGAPLACNIIKLDDVEEMNYFSSNNEGEVCIKGPNVFKGYLKDPEKTAEAIDKDGWLHTGDVGKWLPNGTLKIIDRKKNIFKLAQGEYIAPEKIENVYIRSAPVAQVFVHGESLRSFLIGIVVPDPETLPQFAAKMGIKGSYEDMCKNPVMKKAILEDMVRLGKEAGLKSFEQVKDLYIHTEMFSVENGLLTPTLKAKRAELVKLFQKQIEDLYSSMQE; from the exons ATGATCTGGATACTTCAAGTCTTGTTCTCACCGCTCCCAACACCAGCGTTGATTAGTCTTATTGTATTTGGAGCAGGCATCTTTCTGTGGGTGATAAGCAGGCCAAAACCTGTTTTGCCTCCTGTTGACTTGAACAAGCAGTCAATAGGAATTGAG GGAGGAGCCAGAAGAGCTGCACTCTTGACAGATAGTAACCTGCTTGCTTATTACTTTGAAGATGGTAAAACCTTGTATGAAGTCTTCCAGAGAGGACTGCATGCTTCTG GAAATGGCAACTGTTTAGGCTACAGAAAACCCAACCAACCTTATCAGTGGCTCACATATAAACAG GTTTTGGACAGAGCTCAGTACCTGGGATCAGGGCTCCTGCAAAAAGGATGCAAACCATCATCCAGCCAGTTTATTGGCATTTTTGCTCAGAATAGGCCAGAG tgGATCATTTCAGAGTATGCCTGCTACACTTACTCAATGGTTGCTGTTCCACTTTATGACACTCTGGGGCCAGAGGCCATTGTATATATTGTTAACAAAG ctgACATAAGCATAGTGATCTGTGACAAGCCTGACAAGGCAGAGATCTTGCTTGAGAACTGTGAGCAAGAAAAGACCCCGTGTCTGAAGATGATTATTCTCATGGATCTCTTTGATAAAGAGCTCAAGGACAGAGGAGCTAAAGTGGGAGTTGAAATTCTAGCACTGCAGGAGGTTGAG GAGCTGGGAAGAAACAATATCAGAGAACCAGTT CCTCCTAAGCCTGAAGATCTTTGCATTGTGTGTTTTACCAGTGGAACCACAG GTAACCCTAAAGGAGCCATGCTGACACATCAAAATGTTGTTGCAAATTCTGCTGCCTTCCTCAGATGCACAGAG GACACATTTGAGTGTACAAGTTCAGATATCACCATGTCCTATCTTCCCTTGGCTCACATGTTTGAGAGAGTTGTACAG ACTGTGATCTACAGCTGTGGAGCAAAAGTAGGCTTCTTCCAAGGAGACATCAAGTTGCTAACAGATGACATGAAAACCTTGAAGCCAACACTATTTCCAGTTGTACCAAGACTGCTCAACAGAATATATGACAAG ATACAAAGTGGTGCAAAGAGCCCAGTGAAACGTTGCCTATTAAACTTTGCTGTGATTATGAAAATGGCTGAAATAAAACAGGGCATAATTCGAAATGACAGCATTTGGGATCAGCTAATCTTCAAAAAAGTTCAG GAAACCATGGGTGGAAGAGTACGTATAATGGTAACAGGCGCAGCCCCTATATCTCCCTCTGTCCTGACATTTCTTAGAGCAGCTTTGGGCTGTCAG ATCTTTGAAGCTTATGGCCAGACTGAATGCTCAGCTGGGTGCACTTTCTCAATGCCTGGAGACTGGACAACAG gcCACGTTGGAGCCCCTTTGGCTTGTAATATCATAAAACTAGATGATGTAGAAGAAATGAACTACTTCTCTTCTAACAATGAAGGCGAG GTCTGCATTAAAGGACCAAATGTGTTCAAGGGTTATTTGAAAGACCCTGAGAAGACAGCAGAAGCAATTGATAAAGATGGCTGGCTCCACACTGGAGACGTAGGGAAATGGTTGCCA AATGGAACACTGAAGATCATTGATAGGaagaagaatatatttaaaCTTGCACAGGGAGAATACATTGCTCCAGAGAAGATAGAAAATGTCTATATCAGAAGTGCTCCTGTAGCCCAGGTCTTTGTACATGGGGAAAGCCTGAGG tcttttctaatAGGTATAGTGGTTCCTGATCCTGAAACACTTCCACAATTTGCAGcaaaaatgggaataaaaggTTCCTATGAAGATATGTGTAAAAATCCAGTGA TGAAGAAAGCTATTTTAGAAGATATGGTCAGACTGGGGAAAGAGGCTGGCCTTAAGTCCTTTGAACAA gtTAAAGACCTGTACATCCACACAGAGATGTTCTCTGTAGAAAATGGACTCTTGACACCAACACTGAAGGCAAAGCGAGCAGAGCTTGTTAAACTCTTCCAGAAGCAGATTGAGGACCTCTATTCAAGTATGCAGGAATAA
- the ZDHHC6 gene encoding palmitoyltransferase ZDHHC6 isoform X1, with the protein MGGLRQARRLCHWGPLVALAVVAVCSATAMADAVLWYWPLDTAGGSVNFIMLLNWTVMILYNYFSAMFVGPGYVPLGWTPEKTQDCMYLQYCKVCQSYKAPRSHHCRKCNRCVMKMDHHCPWINNCCGYQNHASFTLFLLLAPLGCIHASFIFVMTMYTQLYNRISFGWSSVKIDMSAAKRDPRAIIPFGLSAFAASLFALGLALGTTIAVGMLFIIQMKVILTNKTSIESWIEEKAKDRIQYYQTGETFIFPYDMGSKWKNFKQVFTWSGIPEGDGLDWPVRDGCHQYSLTIEQLKQKADKRVRSVRYRAVEDYSGVCCPVTKGVKTFFTTPCTEEPRIALSKGDLILATRGLKHWMYGEKILDSAADGGIRERGWFPRKCVEKCQYDSETDQPVDGEKKNR; encoded by the exons ATGGGGGGGCTGCGCCAGGCGCGGCGGCTGTGCCACTGGGGGCCGCTGGTGGCCCTGGCCGTGGTGGCCGTGTGCTCCGCCACCGCCATGGCGGACGCCGTGCTGTGGTACTGGCCCCTGGACACCGCCGGGGGAAGCGTCAACTTCATCATGCTCCTCAACTGGACCGTCATGATCCTCTACAACTACTTCAGCGCCATGTTTGTCGGCCCGGGGTACGTCCCTCTGGGGTGGACGCCG gaaaaaactcaGGATTGCATGTATCTCCAATACTGTAAAGTGTGTCAGTCTTACAAGGCACCACGTTCACACCACTGTCGAAAGTGTAACAG GTGTGTCATGAAGATGGATCACCATTGTCCTTGGATTAACAACTGTTGTGGATACCAGAATCATGCATCTTTCACTCTGTTTCTCCTCTTAGCTCCACTGGGATGCATTCACGCTTCTTTCATATTTGTTATGACTATGTACACTCAGCTTTACAACAGA aTATCTTTTGGGTGGAGTTCTGTAAAGATTGACATGAGTGCAGCCAAAAGAGACCCTCGAGCCATTATTCCCTTTGGACTGTCTGCATTTGCTGCATCATTATTTGCCTTAGGACTGGCATTAGGAACAACTATTGCTGTTGGTATGCTGTTTATTATCCAG ATGAAAGTCATTTTGACAAATAAAACTTCAATCGAGTCCTGGATTGAAGAAAAG GCCAAAGACAGAATCCAGTACTACCAAACAGGTGAgacctttatttttccctatgACATGGGAAGTAAATGGAAGAACTTCAAGCAAGTGTTTACAtggtctgggattcctgagggaGATGGCCTGGATTGGCCAGTAAGAGATGGCTGTCATCAATACAGTTTGACG ATAGAGcaactgaaacagaaagcagacaaGCGAGTAAGAAGT GTGCGGTATCGAGCAGTAGAAGATTACAGTGGTGTCTGCTGCCCTGTGACTAAAGGTGTCAAAACATTCTTCACAACACCGTGCACTGAAGAACCTAGAATTGCACTGAGTAAAGGGGATCTGATTTTAGCCACAAGAGGCTTAAA ACACTGGATGTATGGTGAGAAGATTCTTGACTCAGCTGCTGATG GTGGAATAAGAGAACGAGGCTGGTTCCCTAGGAAATGTGTGGAAAAATGCCAATATGACTCTGAAACGGATCAACCAGTggatggagagaagaaaaacagatag
- the ACSL5 gene encoding long-chain-fatty-acid--CoA ligase 5 isoform X1, with protein MIWILQVLFSPLPTPALISLIVFGAGIFLWVISRPKPVLPPVDLNKQSIGIEGGARRAALLTDSNLLAYYFEDGKTLYEVFQRGLHASGNGNCLGYRKPNQPYQWLTYKQVLDRAQYLGSGLLQKGCKPSSSQFIGIFAQNRPEWIISEYACYTYSMVAVPLYDTLGPEAIVYIVNKADISIVICDKPDKAEILLENCEQEKTPCLKMIILMDLFDKELKDRGAKVGVEILALQEVEELGRNNIREPVPPKPEDLCIVCFTSGTTGNPKGAMLTHQNVVANSAAFLRCTEDTFECTSSDITMSYLPLAHMFERVVQTVIYSCGAKVGFFQGDIKLLTDDMKTLKPTLFPVVPRLLNRIYDKIQSGAKSPVKRCLLNFAVIMKMAEIKQGIIRNDSIWDQLIFKKVQETMGGRVRIMVTGAAPISPSVLTFLRAALGCQIFEAYGQTECSAGCTFSMPGDWTTGHVGAPLACNIIKLDDVEEMNYFSSNNEGEVCIKGPNVFKGYLKDPEKTAEAIDKDGWLHTGDVGKWLPNGTLKIIDRKKNIFKLAQGEYIAPEKIENVYIRSAPVAQVFVHGESLRSFLIGIVVPDPETLPQFAAKMGIKGSYEDMCKNPAVKKAILEDMVRLGKEAGLKSFEQVKDLYIHTEMFSVENGLLTPTLKAKRAELVKLFQKQIEDLYSSMQE; from the exons ATGATCTGGATACTTCAAGTCTTGTTCTCACCGCTCCCAACACCAGCGTTGATTAGTCTTATTGTATTTGGAGCAGGCATCTTTCTGTGGGTGATAAGCAGGCCAAAACCTGTTTTGCCTCCTGTTGACTTGAACAAGCAGTCAATAGGAATTGAG GGAGGAGCCAGAAGAGCTGCACTCTTGACAGATAGTAACCTGCTTGCTTATTACTTTGAAGATGGTAAAACCTTGTATGAAGTCTTCCAGAGAGGACTGCATGCTTCTG GAAATGGCAACTGTTTAGGCTACAGAAAACCCAACCAACCTTATCAGTGGCTCACATATAAACAG GTTTTGGACAGAGCTCAGTACCTGGGATCAGGGCTCCTGCAAAAAGGATGCAAACCATCATCCAGCCAGTTTATTGGCATTTTTGCTCAGAATAGGCCAGAG tgGATCATTTCAGAGTATGCCTGCTACACTTACTCAATGGTTGCTGTTCCACTTTATGACACTCTGGGGCCAGAGGCCATTGTATATATTGTTAACAAAG ctgACATAAGCATAGTGATCTGTGACAAGCCTGACAAGGCAGAGATCTTGCTTGAGAACTGTGAGCAAGAAAAGACCCCGTGTCTGAAGATGATTATTCTCATGGATCTCTTTGATAAAGAGCTCAAGGACAGAGGAGCTAAAGTGGGAGTTGAAATTCTAGCACTGCAGGAGGTTGAG GAGCTGGGAAGAAACAATATCAGAGAACCAGTT CCTCCTAAGCCTGAAGATCTTTGCATTGTGTGTTTTACCAGTGGAACCACAG GTAACCCTAAAGGAGCCATGCTGACACATCAAAATGTTGTTGCAAATTCTGCTGCCTTCCTCAGATGCACAGAG GACACATTTGAGTGTACAAGTTCAGATATCACCATGTCCTATCTTCCCTTGGCTCACATGTTTGAGAGAGTTGTACAG ACTGTGATCTACAGCTGTGGAGCAAAAGTAGGCTTCTTCCAAGGAGACATCAAGTTGCTAACAGATGACATGAAAACCTTGAAGCCAACACTATTTCCAGTTGTACCAAGACTGCTCAACAGAATATATGACAAG ATACAAAGTGGTGCAAAGAGCCCAGTGAAACGTTGCCTATTAAACTTTGCTGTGATTATGAAAATGGCTGAAATAAAACAGGGCATAATTCGAAATGACAGCATTTGGGATCAGCTAATCTTCAAAAAAGTTCAG GAAACCATGGGTGGAAGAGTACGTATAATGGTAACAGGCGCAGCCCCTATATCTCCCTCTGTCCTGACATTTCTTAGAGCAGCTTTGGGCTGTCAG ATCTTTGAAGCTTATGGCCAGACTGAATGCTCAGCTGGGTGCACTTTCTCAATGCCTGGAGACTGGACAACAG gcCACGTTGGAGCCCCTTTGGCTTGTAATATCATAAAACTAGATGATGTAGAAGAAATGAACTACTTCTCTTCTAACAATGAAGGCGAG GTCTGCATTAAAGGACCAAATGTGTTCAAGGGTTATTTGAAAGACCCTGAGAAGACAGCAGAAGCAATTGATAAAGATGGCTGGCTCCACACTGGAGACGTAGGGAAATGGTTGCCA AATGGAACACTGAAGATCATTGATAGGaagaagaatatatttaaaCTTGCACAGGGAGAATACATTGCTCCAGAGAAGATAGAAAATGTCTATATCAGAAGTGCTCCTGTAGCCCAGGTCTTTGTACATGGGGAAAGCCTGAGG tcttttctaatAGGTATAGTGGTTCCTGATCCTGAAACACTTCCACAATTTGCAGcaaaaatgggaataaaaggTTCCTATGAAGATATGTGTAAAAATCCA GCAGTGAAGAAAGCTATTTTAGAAGATATGGTCAGACTGGGGAAAGAGGCTGGCCTTAAGTCCTTTGAACAA gtTAAAGACCTGTACATCCACACAGAGATGTTCTCTGTAGAAAATGGACTCTTGACACCAACACTGAAGGCAAAGCGAGCAGAGCTTGTTAAACTCTTCCAGAAGCAGATTGAGGACCTCTATTCAAGTATGCAGGAATAA